In Isoptericola jiangsuensis, the following proteins share a genomic window:
- a CDS encoding amidohydrolase family protein: MTTTLSTPPAPTPEVEVTVLRDVRPWGGARSDLHLHDGHVTAVVPHDPTVPADPVAVAAGTEVDGRGLLALPGLVNTHAHVDKSWWGRGWVSYGGEATTQGRIAHERAHRDELGIPGTDVTLTVLRELLRHGTTAVRTHVDVDLGVGLRGIEVVREALAALGGAVHAQVVAFPQDGVLRRPGVLELLDAAAAAGADHVGGLDPASIDRDPVGQIDGLFAIAERHDVGIDVHLHDGGELGAFQIELLVDRTLRAGLQGRVNVAHGFAVGDLPATRQADLVAAMGEAGLTMTTVAPIGAAPLPLPALQQAGVAVGLGTDGIRDLWSPYGTGDLLAQTTQLARLSRFRHDADLVAAARLATSDAAAFVGRAVHDLVPGAVADVVLVDAENVQDAVVRAPRRELVVAAGRVVARGDEVLV, from the coding sequence ATGACCACCACCCTCTCGACCCCGCCCGCCCCCACCCCCGAGGTCGAGGTCACCGTCCTGCGCGACGTCCGCCCCTGGGGCGGCGCCCGCTCCGACCTCCACCTCCACGACGGGCACGTCACCGCCGTCGTGCCGCACGACCCGACCGTCCCCGCCGACCCGGTCGCGGTCGCCGCCGGGACCGAGGTCGACGGCCGCGGCCTGCTCGCCCTGCCCGGCCTGGTCAACACCCACGCCCACGTCGACAAGTCGTGGTGGGGCCGTGGGTGGGTCAGCTACGGCGGGGAGGCGACCACGCAGGGCCGCATCGCCCACGAGCGGGCGCACCGCGACGAGCTCGGCATCCCGGGCACCGACGTCACCCTCACCGTGCTGCGCGAGCTCCTGCGGCACGGCACCACCGCCGTGCGCACGCACGTCGACGTCGACCTCGGCGTCGGGCTGCGTGGCATCGAGGTGGTCCGCGAGGCGCTCGCCGCGCTGGGCGGCGCGGTGCACGCCCAGGTCGTCGCGTTCCCGCAGGACGGTGTGCTGCGCCGCCCGGGCGTGCTCGAGCTCCTCGACGCGGCGGCCGCCGCGGGGGCCGACCACGTCGGCGGGCTCGACCCCGCCTCGATCGACCGGGACCCCGTGGGCCAGATCGACGGGCTGTTCGCGATCGCCGAGCGTCACGACGTCGGCATCGACGTGCACCTGCACGACGGGGGCGAGCTGGGGGCGTTCCAGATCGAGCTCCTCGTGGACCGCACGCTGCGCGCCGGGCTGCAGGGACGCGTCAACGTCGCGCACGGGTTCGCCGTCGGGGACCTGCCCGCCACCCGGCAGGCCGACCTCGTGGCCGCGATGGGCGAGGCCGGGCTGACGATGACCACGGTCGCGCCGATCGGCGCCGCTCCCCTGCCGCTGCCCGCGCTGCAACAGGCTGGCGTGGCCGTGGGCCTGGGCACGGACGGCATCCGCGACCTGTGGTCCCCGTACGGCACCGGCGACCTGCTGGCGCAGACCACGCAGCTCGCCCGGCTGTCCCGGTTCCGCCACGACGCCGACCTCGTGGCGGCCGCCCGGCTGGCCACCAGCGACGCCGCCGCGTTCGTGGGACGTGCGGTGCACGACCTCGTGCCGGGTGCGGTGGCCGACGTCGTCCTCGTCGACGCCGAGAACGTCCAGGACGCCGTCGTGCGGGCCCCGCGGCGGGAGCTCGTCGTCGCCGCGGGCCGGGTCGTGGCCCGCGGCGACGAGGTGCTCGTCTAG
- a CDS encoding class F sortase, with protein sequence MPGRRAAVVLAAGLVLGGGTAVAVGLATQQDAPAPVPAAGAGASAAPASPTTAPSPVPTGRAVPGPDAAPSSSPDASPEASPEARAPLPTRVRVPAIDVDSRLLHLGLADDGTVEVPAGDDIDRAAWFDGSPRPGAVGPAVLEGHVDSPNGPSVFYRLSALEPGQKVHVDRRDGSTVTFVVDRVEQYAKDAFPTREVYANTDGPELRLITCGGAWDPAVGHYTDNTVVYAHAA encoded by the coding sequence ATGCCGGGCCGGCGCGCGGCCGTCGTCCTCGCCGCCGGGCTGGTGCTCGGCGGCGGGACGGCGGTCGCCGTCGGGCTCGCCACGCAGCAGGACGCCCCGGCGCCGGTCCCCGCGGCCGGCGCCGGGGCGTCCGCCGCACCGGCGAGCCCGACGACAGCCCCGTCACCGGTCCCGACGGGACGGGCCGTGCCCGGCCCGGACGCCGCCCCGTCGTCGTCGCCGGACGCGTCACCGGAGGCGTCGCCCGAGGCCCGTGCTCCGCTGCCCACGCGGGTCCGGGTGCCGGCGATCGACGTCGACTCCCGGCTGCTCCACCTGGGCCTCGCCGACGACGGCACCGTCGAGGTGCCGGCCGGTGACGACATCGACCGGGCGGCGTGGTTCGACGGGTCGCCCCGCCCGGGCGCCGTGGGACCCGCCGTGCTGGAGGGCCACGTCGACAGCCCGAACGGGCCGTCGGTGTTCTACCGGCTCTCGGCGCTGGAGCCCGGTCAGAAGGTCCACGTGGACCGCCGGGACGGCAGCACCGTGACGTTCGTCGTCGACCGGGTCGAGCAGTACGCCAAGGACGCGTTCCCCACCCGGGAGGTGTACGCGAACACCGACGGTCCCGAGCTGCGGCTCATCACCTGCGGCGGCGCCTGGGACCCGGCGGTGGGCCACTACACGGACAACACGGTCGTGTACGCGCACGCGGCGTGA
- a CDS encoding CHRD domain-containing protein, translating to MKARTRTSLAAPALALAGLLAVAGPASADDGTAQGELAPVPLNGVDGGGDAMVWVDGTTLNVEFAATGLLAGSPHAAHLHYGEDAAHQCPSEADDSDGSGTITTTEGVPSYGSVQVSLTTQGDTSPDSALAVDRFDTADGGDIDYQRGSIEVSQDLADSILDGEVALVVHGVDHDGSGAYDGDTESDLDPSLPAEATDPALCGILTASQMDEMPAGGVQTGTGGTAGVEHAGLIAGGGIALLAGAGLTAALAVRRRRADLES from the coding sequence ATGAAGGCACGCACCCGTACCTCGCTCGCCGCCCCTGCACTCGCGCTCGCCGGCCTGCTGGCCGTCGCCGGGCCGGCCTCGGCCGACGACGGCACCGCCCAGGGCGAGCTCGCCCCGGTCCCCCTCAACGGGGTCGACGGTGGCGGCGACGCCATGGTCTGGGTCGACGGCACGACCCTGAACGTCGAGTTCGCGGCGACCGGCCTGCTGGCCGGCAGCCCGCACGCCGCCCACCTGCACTACGGCGAGGACGCCGCGCACCAGTGCCCGTCCGAGGCCGACGACTCCGACGGCTCGGGCACCATCACCACGACCGAGGGCGTCCCGTCGTACGGGTCGGTCCAGGTCTCGCTCACCACGCAGGGCGACACGTCGCCCGACTCCGCCCTGGCGGTCGACCGCTTCGACACGGCCGACGGCGGTGACATCGACTACCAGCGCGGCTCGATCGAGGTCTCGCAGGACCTGGCCGACAGCATCCTCGACGGTGAGGTCGCGCTCGTCGTGCACGGCGTCGACCACGACGGCAGCGGCGCCTACGACGGCGACACCGAGTCCGACCTGGACCCGTCGCTGCCCGCCGAGGCCACCGACCCGGCGCTGTGCGGCATCCTCACCGCCTCGCAGATGGACGAGATGCCCGCCGGTGGCGTGCAGACCGGCACCGGCGGCACCGCCGGCGTCGAGCACGCCGGCCTGATCGCGGGCGGTGGGATCGCGCTGCTCGCCGGCGCCGGCCTGACCGCCGCCCTGGCCGTGCGTCGTCGTCGCGCCGACCTGGAGTCCTGA